Part of the Geminocystis sp. M7585_C2015_104 genome, GTTTCCGGCAGAAGAGGCTGTAACCAAAATAAAAGATATTGTCCTAAGTGTGGGACGCACTGGCGTAGTCACCCCCATAGCCATCATGGAACCGGTTTTCCTGGCAGGCACCACTGTCCAAAAAGCCACTTTACATAATGCCCAACATGTGCAAGAATTAGATGTTAGAATGGGGGATACTGTTGTCATTCGCAAGGCTGGGGAAATAATACCAGAAGTAGTAAGGGTAATCAAAGAATTACGCCCTAGCCACACCCAACCCTTCTTAACACCAGAAAAATGTCCGGAATGTAACTCTCCCCTCCACCGAGAAAGCGACGCCATAACCCGTTGCCTCAACAATTCTTGTCCAGCAATCCTCAGAGGGAGTCTGATACATTGGGCCAGTAGGGATGCCATGGACATAACCGGATTGGGGGAGAAGACTGTTGTTGCCTTGATGGAAACTGGGTTAGTAAAGTCTATTCCCGATTTGTACTATCTTACCCCCGCAAAATTATTGCCTCTGGACAAAATGGGCAAGAAATCCGCAGATAACCTTATTCGGGCAATTAATAACAGTAAAAAGCAACCTTTTCCTAGGGTATTATACGGTTTAGGAATTCGTCATATAGGGGCAGTAAATGCCAAAATTATAGCCGAAACCTTTAAGGATATTGACAGTTTAATGAAGGCATCCACTGAAGATTTAATGGCCATTGACGGCATCGGCGAAGAGATAGCCTCCTCCCTGGTGTCTTGGTTTAGAATAGAACAAAACAGACGGCTAATCGACGAACTGAAAAATATTGGCCTTAGACTTCAACTGGAGGAAAAAGTGGAGGCAAAAGAGCAAAAATTGGCGGGGAAAGTGTTCGTCATCACCGGCACTCTCCCGAGCATGACGAGGGAAGAAGCCAGGACTATTATAGAAAAACACGGGGGCAAAGTCAATAGCAGTATTAGCAGTAAGGTAGATTTTTTAGTAGTAGGAGAAAAACCAGGTTCAAAGTTGGAAAAAGCGAAAAAAATGGGAATAAAAATCATAAACGAGGAGGAGTTGTTGTGGTTGATAGGGGGATGAAAAACCCCAGTTTATTATTATTCAAAAATCCCCCTAATCGAAAAAAAATCGAGTGACTACTTTCCGTTGTTCGTCAGCTTCTTTACAAGTCTGCAAGAGGGTATGACTGTCATGAAAGGCAAAACAAATCAGCTGCTGACAACGGGAAATAATCTCTCGATTACAAATAGCACTAGCCTCGCCAAGGGAAAGATGATCGTTTTGCGGGTTTTCCACTAGGTGAATTACCTGTTTTAGTTGCTCTTGGGATTCCCTTGGCTGGCGAGACAGACTCTGAGGTAAAATAACAGTAAGCATGTTGGGGTCGGCGCGCATGGCTCCTCGGATGGCGGCAGCATTCGTGCCAGAGGCGCCAGAAGTGATGATCCTGTTACCCTGTAATACAAGAGCATAACTCATCATCTCGATCAAGTACTGATGAGTGATTGGCACATGACGGGAACCGAGAATAGCTATTTTCTTCCCGCCAGTCTGTTGAATAGCCGCCAACTCCTGTGCCAAGGTGTCGATTTTGGGAATCTCTAGTGATTGACTCAAAGACCGTCCACTGAACCTTAGTTTTTTCTTGATATTCTAACAGATAGTAGCTCCCACCCAGCCAACTTTCCCTCCATTTTTACCCCCGGTATTGCCTTTTCCCCTCCCGGGTGATATAATAGAAGGGTGCAGGGGCGTATAGCTCAGCTGGTTAGAGTGCATCGTTGACATCGATGAGGTCGCCCGTTCGAGCCGGGCTACGCC contains:
- the ligA gene encoding NAD-dependent DNA ligase LigA, with the translated sequence MNTLNSIPEEVVERVKNLRKKIQEASYAYYVLDKPIMEDAVYDQLYRELQELETQYPSLITSDSPTQRVGEKPSSQFTPIPHRIPMYSLENAFNFQQLKQWETRWQRQLDTIPEFEYVCELKIDGVAVALTYENGVLVRGLTRGDGITGEDITANIKTIKTIPLRLHTESPPPVLEVRGEVFLPLEEFERINQEKKEKGESPFANPRNAAAGTIRQLDPKIVSQRRLKFFAYAAHILPEENNILATQSETLEYLKQIGFLVNENYQVCPNLEAVKSYLESWEKRRNELPYTTDGVVIKINSLNLQKQLGFTQKFPRGAIAYKFPAEEAVTKIKDIVLSVGRTGVVTPIAIMEPVFLAGTTVQKATLHNAQHVQELDVRMGDTVVIRKAGEIIPEVVRVIKELRPSHTQPFLTPEKCPECNSPLHRESDAITRCLNNSCPAILRGSLIHWASRDAMDITGLGEKTVVALMETGLVKSIPDLYYLTPAKLLPLDKMGKKSADNLIRAINNSKKQPFPRVLYGLGIRHIGAVNAKIIAETFKDIDSLMKASTEDLMAIDGIGEEIASSLVSWFRIEQNRRLIDELKNIGLRLQLEEKVEAKEQKLAGKVFVITGTLPSMTREEARTIIEKHGGKVNSSISSKVDFLVVGEKPGSKLEKAKKMGIKIINEEELLWLIGG
- a CDS encoding DNA-processing protein DprA, translated to MSQSLEIPKIDTLAQELAAIQQTGGKKIAILGSRHVPITHQYLIEMMSYALVLQGNRIITSGASGTNAAAIRGAMRADPNMLTVILPQSLSRQPRESQEQLKQVIHLVENPQNDHLSLGEASAICNREIISRCQQLICFAFHDSHTLLQTCKEADEQRKVVTRFFFD